Below is a window of Saccharopolyspora phatthalungensis DNA.
TTCGAGCAGGTTCACCTGCGCTTCCCGGCCGACCTTGCAGATGCTGGCCATCCCGTGGGGGTCGGCGTGGAAGTGCGTGATCCCCGCGTTGCACCCGGTGTAGGGGTCGTGCCTGCGCAACACCTCGTTCGCCTGGCTGGGGAGCACTTCGCCCGTGCCGTGAATAGTCGGCGTGATGTTGGTGTACTCGAATGACGGGATGCCGTAGCGGTCGGCTATCGCCGTCATCTCGTTGCGCTCATGCGCGTTGTGCCTGCTCACAACGATATTGATCCGCATTTTGAGCCCGGCCTCATGGGCGGCTTCAAGCCCGCGCATGAACCTCTTGAACGCCCCCCTGCTCCGGGTCATCCCGTCGTAGGACTCCTCCGTCGCCCCGTAGAGGCTGAGCGTCAGCCGGTACGGCCGGTAGGTTCTCAGAAGGTCGAGTGTCTTCCCCTGATACAAGCGCGACCCGTTGGACGAGATCTGGATCATCATCCCCAGCCCGTACGCGTAGGCGAGCGTTTCCGCGAACAGGGGATCGATCAGCGGCTCACCTCCGGTGAGCTGAAGCCAGAGAACCCCGGCCTTGGCCATGATGTCCAGGAGCCGTTCACGGTCGCGCCATTCCATGCCCGCAAACAGCTTCTCACCGAGATAGCAGTGATCACAGTCGTAGTTGCACCCGAGGCTGAGTTCGTAGCTGGCGCGGGCGTAACCGTACGGGGTATCCGGGCGCACCATGATCGTGTCCCCGGCCGCCTTCCCGGCCACGTCCACGCCCCACAGAGCATGGGCGGACTGGCCAGCCAGCCAGGCACCGGATCAGTGGTGGCGGCGTCCCGCAGCTCCGCGTACTTGTTTACGCCGAGCTTGATCCCTCCCTCCTGGCCAGGACTGACGACCAGGTGACCCACCGGGATAAGGGCTAGCGATGAGTTCGTACACGGTCCTGCCTCCAATGTGTCCACGGACGTTCCTCGTTCAGAGCCCGGATACGTAGGATTGAATCGCTGTGCGAACCCGGTCCTCATAGCCGATGAGATCGGCCGTGTCCTGCTTGGCCTGCGCAAGCAGGCCCAACGTTTCGGTAATGCGGCCGCCAGGATCGGTAATACCGTGAGTGCGCATCTTGAAGTGGATGTAGTGCCGTTCGAACTTGTCCTCGATCTCCATGAGCGGACCGACGATCTCGCTGAGGATTTCCTCGGGTATGGCCGTAAGTTCGGCCTTGAACTCTTCGACGTTCATTCGACTCGCGTGCTTCTCTGTTGAGGGTTACCGGACAGGCATGACGTGCACGGTGCGCGACGGCTCCGGCATGGCGGGCGGTTGATGGGCGCTCGCCGCGTGGTTGATGAGCTGGATACGACGCAACCGCTTCCGCGTGTGGCCGAGCCGGACGAGCGCCCGCCAGGCCGTTACGCCCGCGTGTTTGGTTCGATAGCTGAAGACGGGAGCACCCAGCACAGGTGAAGCCGGTTGCGACCACAGGTCGCTCGTCGGCCCCGTGCCGCACTCGGGCGCTCAGTGGTTTAAGCGCAGCCGTTCGCAGACGCAGGACGCCTGCGTTGAAGCGGCGCTCATCCCCGGCTTCGCTGGTGTCCAGGACACCAAAGACCCGGAGCGCAAAGACCGCCTGGTCTTCAGCTCCAAGCAGTGGGCCACCTTCATCGAGAATGTGAAGGCCGGTAACGCGGACCTCTGAGTTCGCTCCACACAAGAGAAGCGCCCGCCCCCGATAGCAGAGGAATCGGGGGTGGGCGCTTTCTTGTAGAGCGGGTGGCCACCCGAGAGGGCAGCGTACCGAGCGCGGGTGACCATCGCTCTCCTTGACTCGCTGCGACACGAAAACCCGCCCGGCCGAAGTGCCAAGGCGTGGGGGTGAACTGTGGGGGAAGTGTGTGCACTGAAGCCCTAGAACGGTCGGAACCTGACGCAGTGTGACGGAGCCTGACGCAGCTTGACTAGTGATCGTCGCAGGTGAGAAGCTGTTTCCGCTCAAAACACCAGCGCACAGCGCCGTGGGTCAACAGTGGTACGACTTCGCCCTCTACGGGGCGGCGTCCGCGCTCATCTTCGGGCCGCTGTTCTTCCCGCAGCAGAGCTCGGTCGGCGGAACCCTCGCGTCTTTCGCGATTTTCGCCGTCGCGTTCTTCGTGCGACCACTCGGCGGGCTGATCGCCGCGCACGTCGGCGACCGGATCGGCCGCAAACCCATCCTGGTCTTCACCGTCACGCTCATGGGCGTGGCCACGGTCGCGGTCGGTCTGCCGCCCACCTACGAGTCGATCGGCATCTGGGCGCCGATCCTGCTCGTACTCACCCGCCTGCTGCAAGGCATCGGAGCCGGCGCCGAGTTCGCCGGAGCGGTCACCGCGGTCGCGGAGTACGTGCCGCGGAATCGACGCGGCTTC
It encodes the following:
- a CDS encoding radical SAM protein codes for the protein MDVAGKAAGDTIMVRPDTPYGYARASYELSLGCNYDCDHCYLGEKLFAGMEWRDRERLLDIMAKAGVLWLQLTGGEPLIDPLFAETLAYAYGLGMMIQISSNGSRLYQGKTLDLLRTYRPYRLTLSLYGATEESYDGMTRSRGAFKRFMRGLEAAHEAGLKMRINIVVSRHNAHERNEMTAIADRYGIPSFEYTNITPTIHGTGEVLPSQANEVLRRHDPYTGCNAGITHFHADPHGMASICKVGREAQVNLLEEGVEGLRKLAVIGDRLTTRHGGCSGCTLQKSCGTCMPLANLYRQAQAPLETYCQHGSSGPLSAKGGES
- a CDS encoding DUF397 domain-containing protein is translated as MPHSGAQWFKRSRSQTQDACVEAALIPGFAGVQDTKDPERKDRLVFSSKQWATFIENVKAGNADL